A window of the Pseudomonas furukawaii genome harbors these coding sequences:
- the doeB gene encoding N(2)-acetyl-L-2,4-diaminobutanoate deacetylase DoeB produces MNISSEAELQADTRSSVAEGHATTLSATVDFERDGVQHGFLKLPYSHDQSAWGCIMIPISVVKNGVGPTALLTGGNHGDEYEGITALLKLAGELRAEDVQGRVIIVPAMNYPAVQNGSRTSPIDKGNMNRSFPGNPTGSMTERIADYFQRHLIPLCDYALDIHSGGKTLDILPFAAAHRLPDAQQEAKCIEGARLFGTAASMILFELDAASLYDTAVESQGKVFVTTELRGGGTSTPETMALADRGVRNFLKFAGILAGELELADEPRLQLDMPDASCYVQSTHRGILELTRSLGDRLKRGDLVARVHAFERTGTPAVEYRAERDGLLVARRFPALVDIGDTLAVIADIVES; encoded by the coding sequence ATGAATATTTCATCCGAAGCGGAACTGCAGGCAGACACGCGGTCGAGTGTTGCCGAGGGTCATGCCACCACCCTCAGTGCCACGGTCGATTTCGAGCGAGACGGTGTGCAGCACGGCTTCCTCAAGCTGCCGTACTCCCATGACCAGTCGGCCTGGGGCTGCATCATGATCCCTATCAGCGTGGTGAAGAACGGCGTGGGTCCTACCGCGCTGCTCACCGGCGGCAACCACGGCGACGAATACGAGGGCATCACCGCGTTGCTCAAGCTGGCTGGAGAGCTGCGGGCAGAGGACGTCCAGGGGCGGGTGATCATCGTCCCGGCGATGAACTACCCCGCCGTGCAGAACGGCAGCCGTACTTCGCCGATCGACAAAGGCAACATGAACCGCTCTTTCCCCGGCAACCCTACAGGGAGCATGACCGAGCGTATCGCCGATTACTTTCAGCGGCACCTGATTCCGTTGTGTGACTATGCCTTGGATATACATTCCGGTGGCAAGACCCTGGACATCCTGCCGTTCGCCGCAGCCCACCGACTACCGGACGCACAGCAGGAGGCCAAGTGCATCGAGGGTGCACGCCTGTTCGGTACCGCCGCCAGCATGATCCTCTTCGAGCTGGATGCAGCTTCGTTGTACGACACGGCGGTGGAGTCCCAGGGCAAGGTGTTCGTCACCACCGAACTGCGTGGCGGCGGCACCAGTACCCCCGAAACCATGGCCCTGGCCGATCGTGGTGTGCGCAACTTCCTAAAGTTTGCCGGGATTCTCGCTGGCGAGTTGGAGCTTGCCGACGAGCCGCGGCTGCAACTGGATATGCCCGATGCCAGTTGCTACGTGCAGAGCACCCATCGCGGCATTCTCGAACTCACCCGTAGCCTGGGCGATCGCCTCAAGCGAGGCGACCTCGTTGCGCGGGTACATGCGTTCGAGCGCACCGGCACGCCGGCTGTGGAATATCGTGCGGAACGGGATGGGCTCCTGGTTGCCCGGCGTTTTCCTGCACTGGTGGACATCGGCGACACCCTGGCAGTAATCGCCGACATCGTCGAAAGCTAG
- a CDS encoding TRAP transporter substrate-binding protein has product MSTLSTLKKMVLTAAMGLTLIGHASLAAAEEWKFALEEVSGSVQDAYAQKFKQLIEEKSGGKISVTVYPYGALGESEDLTELVANGVLQFTHGSTGILGSTAPGMQVFSVPYLLSQDNAVNLKLLTESPTIYGPVADKLKTRNLRLLSMYPEGDMVWTTNKVVRKPADFANVKMRVMASPMLVETYKSFGAVPTPLPYSEVYGALQLKMIDGQENPVFAIEEMKFYEVNDVMTWSGHQQFTVAVLSSESWYQGLPAEQRALIDETVEELAPYIFETQAKYNDERLEKIKQAKPGIQLVRLTEDEQAAFRKASQPMREKLVQLAGPEAGSVLKALEQEIMELEKQ; this is encoded by the coding sequence ATGAGCACCCTAAGCACACTGAAGAAAATGGTCCTGACCGCAGCGATGGGGCTGACCCTGATTGGCCACGCGAGCCTGGCGGCTGCAGAGGAATGGAAATTTGCCCTTGAGGAAGTCAGCGGCAGCGTGCAGGACGCGTACGCCCAGAAATTCAAGCAACTGATCGAGGAAAAGAGCGGTGGCAAGATCAGCGTTACTGTCTATCCATACGGTGCGCTGGGCGAGTCGGAAGATCTCACCGAACTTGTGGCTAACGGTGTCCTGCAGTTCACCCATGGCTCGACCGGCATTCTTGGCTCCACCGCTCCAGGTATGCAGGTGTTCTCGGTGCCCTACCTGTTATCCCAGGACAATGCGGTGAACCTCAAGCTGCTGACCGAGAGCCCAACAATCTACGGGCCTGTTGCCGACAAGCTGAAGACCCGCAACCTGCGTTTGCTGAGCATGTACCCGGAAGGCGATATGGTCTGGACCACCAACAAGGTGGTGCGCAAACCGGCCGATTTCGCCAACGTGAAGATGCGGGTTATGGCCTCACCGATGCTGGTGGAGACCTATAAGTCGTTCGGTGCTGTCCCCACTCCGCTGCCTTATTCCGAGGTTTATGGTGCTCTGCAGCTGAAGATGATCGATGGCCAGGAGAACCCGGTTTTCGCCATCGAGGAAATGAAGTTCTATGAGGTCAACGATGTCATGACCTGGTCGGGACACCAACAGTTCACGGTTGCCGTCCTGTCCAGCGAGTCCTGGTACCAGGGGCTGCCTGCGGAGCAGCGTGCACTTATCGACGAGACTGTGGAGGAGTTGGCGCCTTACATCTTCGAGACCCAGGCCAAGTACAACGATGAGCGCCTGGAAAAGATCAAACAGGCCAAACCGGGTATCCAACTGGTGCGTTTGACCGAAGACGAGCAGGCGGCTTTCCGCAAAGCCAGTCAACCTATGCGCGAGAAGCTGGTGCAACTGGCCGGCCCCGAAGCTGGCTCTGTGCTCAAGGCCTTGGAGCAGGAAATCATGGAGCTGGAAAAGCAGTAA